Below is a genomic region from Clostridiales bacterium.
TGCGATTGCTTGTAATAAAATCCACGGGATAAGGGCAAGTGTATGCCATGACATATATACTGCACATCAGTGTGTAGAACATGATAATGTGAACGTAATGTGTTTAGGAGCTCAAATTATTGGTTCGGCAATAGCCACGGAAATGGTAGAGAAATTTTTACAGGCTCGATTCAGTACCGAGGAAGAATTTAGACGGCGTGTAAAGAAACTGGATATGATGGATATCGATAAGAAATGATTAAGCCAATTAGTTTATGAATTATTTTTAAATATTGTAATCCCTTTTTTAAAGAAATATTTTTTATTTCTTTAAAAAAGGGGATTTTTTTATTGCTGTTGAATTATTATATACAGTTATTATAAAATTTAAAATAGTTAGGCAGATAATTCCGTAAATCCAAGTATTTTGTACTATTTAGTACAATTTGTGAGCTTGAAATATACCAAATTATAGAAATTAATGATATAGTAAAAGATAAGGTGTTAATTCGTAATTCTATTATTATTTGTGCTGCCAGCCACAATTGTGTAAGGAGGAGATTTTATGATTTTACCGACGCATATAGTTTCTGCAGGAGGGATAATTATAAATGACAAAAATGAAATTTTGCTTGTGAAAAATCCGAGAAAGGGATGGGAATATCCAGGTGGAATTATTGAAGTGGGTGAAACCGTGCCGCAGGGTTTAATCAGAGAAATAAAAGAGGAAAGCGGTATTGACGTAGAGATAATTAATATTGTGGGGATTTATTCGAATATAAAAAAGAAAAAGGGATATAACGGAGTTAAAGAAATACCGACAATTGTCAATATAGATTTTATATGTAAGTACATATCAGGTGAATTGACAACCAGCGATGAAAGTAGCGATGTAAAATGGTTTACCAAAAATGAAGCCTTGAAGATGGTAAATTCAAAAATACAATATAGATTTAGAAAAGCGCTGGATTATAGATCGGGATTTATTTGTGCAGGATTCTGCACAAACTCTGACGATGAATTTGAACTGCATGAAGAATATAAATTTGATAGGTAATATTTTTCGAATAATATATATGCATCTATATTATTCTGTAAGGAATATTCCTTTTGGTACTTTAAGCAAGGATATCATAAAAGATGATAGATATAGCAAAAGTATAGTTGCTGACTTTGGATTTGGTGAGATGTAAAAAATTATTATAGTTGAAATTTTATGATTTGTTATACTATAATGAATAAATAAAGAAAATGTTCTTTATACTTAACTTAGAAGGTGAATGAGAAATGAGCATCTTCAATATTGAAAAGGATAGAAAGATCCATATCAGCATTTTTGTCGCACTCATATCGACTGTTGCTATATCTATCTTAATTATATCTTCAATTCTTTATTTTAACTTTGAAGATATACTCAGAAATAAGATTTTTAATTATACCTTGAATAACCTGCCTCAAACGGACCAGAGTACGGAGATGATGTCAGGCATCGCCAATAGAATATCCAAACAGATATATAATGATATCCACATTTCAGAAATACTTAATTATACGACAAAAGATATAATTGAAATAAATGCAGCATTGCTTCAGCTTAACTATTACCGCAATACATCAGAATTTATCGATTCTATTTATATATATAACGATAGATCTAAAACATTTTATAACAGTTCAGATGTCGGAAGAAATGCTATTCAAAATAAGAAAGACTTTTATGATCAGGATATAGTAAAAGTAATAGAAAACTATGGCGAATATCCATCTATGATGCCCATACCCAGGAGCATTTCAGTAGAATATCCTGTTGAAAAAAAGTAAATATGTATACATATCTCTTATATGATATATTAAGCAATGGCAAAGAGAAAAATATGATAGTTATCAATATGTCGGAAGATAAATTGCACAAAAATTCATTAGATACAGGCAACAGCCGTAATAGGGGCTACTTCATGATCGACCGCAATGGCATCGTGATTTCCGATAATATCAAATATCCCATGCTAACTGATTTATCGAAAGAAAGTTATATAAATAAGATACTTAAATATAAATCGTCAGGTTATTTTGTCGGTATAGTCTTAAGTAGTGGTGTAAAATTCGTGGCACAAACTTGACAATAGCCACGATATGATTTCTACTTTAATTAGGTTGGCAAACCAATAAAAGTAGAGGAGGATCATAACGTGGCTACTAATGATAGAATGGCACTTTTAGAGGAACTTCGCAAGTATTTGGCTGATAAAGATAAAGATTTTTTAAGTGAGGCAGTTACAGTAGTGGTTAATTCTCTTATGGATTCAGAGGTTTCATCCATTGTAGGAGCAGAGAAGTATGAAAGAAGTGGAGAACGGAATACATACCGTAATGGATATAGGGATAGAGATTGGAATACAAGGCTCGGCACACTGGAACTTAAGATACCAAAGTTAAGACAGGGCAGTTACTTCCCAAGCCTTTTGGAGCCAAGAAAAAGACTCAAAAAGGCTCTGCTTAACGTGGTGCAGGAAGCATATATTCATGGAGTAAGTACCCGTAAGGTGGATGACCTTGTTGAAGCACTTGGAATGAAAGGCATAGATAAAAGTCAAGTATCAAGGATCAGCAAACAACTTGATGATTTCGTTGAGGAATTCAGGAACAGAAAATTAGAGAGTGAATATCCTTATCTGTGGTTGGATGCTACGTTTCCAAAAGTCAGAGAAGGCGGCAGGGTATGCAGCATGGCACTTGTAATAGCCGTTGGAGTAAATAAATCAGGTGAAAGAGAAATATTAGGTTTTGATGTTGGAATGAGTGAAGACGGAGAGTTCTGGAAAGAGTTTTTAAGAGGCCTTGTTTCCCGTGGATTAAAAGGAGTTAAACTCGTGATAAGTGATTCTCATGAAGGCCTCAAAATGGCAATTAAAGAAATATTGACAGGCACAACATGGCAGAGATGCAGAGTGCATTTTATTCGTAATGTATTAAGTCAGGTTCCGAAGAAATACCAGGGTATGGTTTCATCAATCGTAAGGACAATCTTTGCCCAGAATGATCAAAAGTCAGCGAAACTACAACTAAGACATGTAGTAGATGAACTGAGGCACCGCTTTCCGAAGGCTATGGCCATACTTCAAGATGCTGAAGATGATGTACTTGCATACATGGCATTTCCTCATGAACATTGGTCTAAAATTTGTTCTACAAATCCCTTGGAGAGGTTGAATAGAGAAATCAGACGCAGGACTGATGTAGTATGTATATTCCCCAACAGAGAGTCTGTAATACGCCTTGTAGGGGCAATGCTTATGGAACAGAATGATGAGTACCAAGTAGGGCGTCGTTACCTTAGTCTTGAATCTATGGCTAAAATAACGGATACGGGTG
It encodes:
- the rpiB gene encoding ribose 5-phosphate isomerase B; its protein translation is MNIAIGSDHAGFSLKPVIIEFLNQSGYHIIDHGSYDPNPVDFPDIAKKVCEDILNGKAQRGIMICGTGVGAAIACNKIHGIRASVCHDIYTAHQCVEHDNVNVMCLGAQIIGSAIATEMVEKFLQARFSTEEEFRRRVKKLDMMDIDKK
- a CDS encoding NUDIX domain-containing protein, whose product is MILPTHIVSAGGIIINDKNEILLVKNPRKGWEYPGGIIEVGETVPQGLIREIKEESGIDVEIINIVGIYSNIKKKKGYNGVKEIPTIVNIDFICKYISGELTTSDESSDVKWFTKNEALKMVNSKIQYRFRKALDYRSGFICAGFCTNSDDEFELHEEYKFDR
- a CDS encoding IS256 family transposase, whose protein sequence is MATNDRMALLEELRKYLADKDKDFLSEAVTVVVNSLMDSEVSSIVGAEKYERSGERNTYRNGYRDRDWNTRLGTLELKIPKLRQGSYFPSLLEPRKRLKKALLNVVQEAYIHGVSTRKVDDLVEALGMKGIDKSQVSRISKQLDDFVEEFRNRKLESEYPYLWLDATFPKVREGGRVCSMALVIAVGVNKSGEREILGFDVGMSEDGEFWKEFLRGLVSRGLKGVKLVISDSHEGLKMAIKEILTGTTWQRCRVHFIRNVLSQVPKKYQGMVSSIVRTIFAQNDQKSAKLQLRHVVDELRHRFPKAMAILQDAEDDVLAYMAFPHEHWSKICSTNPLERLNREIRRRTDVVCIFPNRESVIRLVGAMLMEQNDEYQVGRRYLSLESMAKITDTGEYTLAAVALLHK